The Benincasa hispida cultivar B227 chromosome 11, ASM972705v1, whole genome shotgun sequence genome has a segment encoding these proteins:
- the LOC120092162 gene encoding tropinone reductase-like 1 gives MTLNCSSTTLRKLEGKVAIITGGASGIGASAVRIFHENGAKVIIADIQDEVGQKIADELGKDVSYIHCDVSKEDDVSNVVDAAVYRHGKLDIMYSNAGVIDRSFSGILDVTKSDLDKVLDVNVMGAFWGAKHAARVMIPEKNGCILFTSSSTTNIAGLSSHPYAVSKCAVLGLVRNLAAELGQHGIRVNCVAPFIVATGIAGPRNLMQAEALETLVTSWANLKGRVLKANDIAKAALYLASDDANYVSGLNLVVDGGYSVVNPSMLKTLKFMD, from the exons ATGACTCTTAATTGCTCTTCAACTACTCTTAGAAA ACTGGAAGGGAAGGTGGCGATCATCACCGGCGGTGCAAGCGGGATCGGAGCTAGTGCAGTACGAATTTTCCATGAAAATGGAGCGAAAGTCATAATCGCCGATATCCAAGACGAAGTCGGCCAAAAAATCGCCGATGAACTCGGCAAAGACGTAAGCTATATCCACTGTGATGTGTCGAAGGAAGATGACGTCAGCAATGTGGTGGACGCTGCCGTGTATCGGCATGGCAAGCTCGACATCATGTACAGCAACGCCGGCGTCATCGACCGTTCCTTTAGCGGGATATTGGACGTTACAAAATCTGACTTGGACAAG GTATTGGACGTGAACGTGATGGGAGCATTTTGGGGAGCAAAGCATGCAGCCAGGGTAATGATACCAGAGAAAAATGGGTGTATTTTGTTCACCAGCAGCTCAACCACCAACATTGCTGGCCTCTCATCGCACCCATACGCAGTCTCCAAATGCGCAGTCTTAGGACTAGTTAGGAACCTAGCCGCCGAGCTCGGTCAACACGGTATTAGAGTCAACTGTGTTGCCCCCTTTATCGTGGCCACTGGGATTGCAGGCCCCAGAAACCTGATGCAGGCGGAGGCGCTCGAGACCTTGGTCACCAGTTGGGCCAATCTCAAAGGTCGTGTCCTTAAGGCTAATGACATAGCTAAGGCTGCGCTATACTTGGCTAGCGACGATGCAAACTATGTCAGCGGCCTCAATCTTGTGGTCGATGGAGGCTACAGTGTTGTCAATCCTTCAATGCTTAAAACTCTTAAGTTCATGGACTGA